Proteins from one Mercurialis annua linkage group LG7, ddMerAnnu1.2, whole genome shotgun sequence genomic window:
- the LOC126654998 gene encoding 65-kDa microtubule-associated protein 8 isoform X2 gives MGSLQSPVGLRSSALLETSCGYLLQELQIIWDEVGEYQFDREKVLLDLEQECLEVYRKKVDSANISRARLHQELAESEAEFTHLLLSLGERSLPGRPEKMSGTLKEQLDAITPALREMRLRKEERVNQFRVVQGQIQKITAEIAGQSVYDDSITNVTINENDLSLKKLEEYQIELQRFHKEKGDRLQQVETYIDTIHKLSATLGMESSMIITKVHPTLNELCGISKNISDGILAKLNSTVESLKEEKQERLEKLQNLGKSLANLWNLMGTPYGDRRQFSQIACLVSLSPSEVTSAGSLTLNIIQKAEAEVKRLDQLKASKMKELFFKKQNELEDICNKSHMEIHSRSEMDNIVNLINSGEIDHADLLMSLDEQITKAKEEASSRKEIMEKVEKWMLARDEERWLEEYSMDENRYTVSRGAHRNLRRAERARIMVNKIPTI, from the exons ATGGGTTCGCTCCAGTCGCCTGTGGGATTGCGAAGCTCTGCATTGTTAGAAACATCATGTGGATACCTACTTCAGGAATTGCAG ATAATCTGGGATGAAGTTGGCGAGTATCAGTTTGACAGAGAGAAGGTTCTCCTGGATTTAGAACAGGAGTGTTTAGAAGTATATAGGAAAAAAGTCGACAGTGCAAACATTTCAAGAGCTCGTCTGCATCAAGAGTTAGCAGAATCTGAAGCAGAATTTACTCATCTCCTTCTGTCACTTGGCGAACGATCTCTCCCTGGACGG CCAGAGAAGATGTCCGGAACACTGAAGGAGCAGCTAGATGCAATCACCCCAGCTTTGAGGGAGATGCGGttaagaaaagaagaaagagtGAACCAGTTTCGTGTTGTGCAAGggcaaattcaaaaaattactgCAGAGATTGCTGGTCAATCAGTGTATGATGATTCAATAACAAATGTCACAATAAATGAGAATGATCTATCCTTAAAGAAACTAGAGGAATACCAGATTGAGCTACAAAGATTCCACAAAGAGAAG GGTGACAGACTCCAGCAAGTGGAGACATATATAGACACAATCCACAAATTGTCTGCCACATTAGGGATGGAATCATCCATGATCATAACAAAAGTTCATCCAACTTTAAATGAATTATGTGGAATATCCAAAAACATAAGTGACGGTATTTTGGCCAAACTCAACAGCACTGTGGAATCTCTCAAAGAAGAAAAACAAGAGCGgcttgaaaag CTTCAAAATCTAGGGAAGTCATTAGCAAACCTGTGGAATCTAATGGGTACACCATATGGAGATCGCCGGCAGTTTTCTCAGATCGCTTGCTTGGTGTCCCTTTCCCCATCTGAAGTAACAAGTGCTGGAAGTCTTACCTTAAATATAATCCAGAAG GCTGAAGCAGAAGTTAAGAGACTGGATCAGTTGAAAGCAAGCAAGATGAAAGAGCTTTTCTTCAAGAAGCAGAATGAACTAGAGGACATATGCAATAAATCGCACATGGAAATCCATTCACGATCAGAGATGGATAATATAGTCAACCTCATAAATTCTG GGGAGATTGACCATGCCGATCTCCTCATGAGCTTGGATGAACAGATAACAAAAGCAAAAGAAGAAGCCTCTAGCAGGAAGGAAATAATGGAAAAGGTGGAGAAGTGGATGTTAGCACGGGATGAGGAGCGCTGGTTAGAAGAATATAGCATG GATGAGAATCGCTATACAGTAAGCCGAGGTGCTCACAGAAACCTGAGACGTGCTGAACGCGCCAGAATAATGGTCAACAAAATCCCAA CTATATAA
- the LOC126654998 gene encoding 65-kDa microtubule-associated protein 8 isoform X1: MGSLQSPVGLRSSALLETSCGYLLQELQIIWDEVGEYQFDREKVLLDLEQECLEVYRKKVDSANISRARLHQELAESEAEFTHLLLSLGERSLPGRPEKMSGTLKEQLDAITPALREMRLRKEERVNQFRVVQGQIQKITAEIAGQSVYDDSITNVTINENDLSLKKLEEYQIELQRFHKEKGDRLQQVETYIDTIHKLSATLGMESSMIITKVHPTLNELCGISKNISDGILAKLNSTVESLKEEKQERLEKLQNLGKSLANLWNLMGTPYGDRRQFSQIACLVSLSPSEVTSAGSLTLNIIQKAEAEVKRLDQLKASKMKELFFKKQNELEDICNKSHMEIHSRSEMDNIVNLINSGEIDHADLLMSLDEQITKAKEEASSRKEIMEKVEKWMLARDEERWLEEYSMDENRYTVSRGAHRNLRRAERARIMVNKIPTLVASLIAKTKSWEEERNQVFLFDDVPLMAMLEEYNMSRQEIEEEKQRQREMKKVQIQVVVEPDNAFGSRPGTSSRRVSNRSINGGLNNATPLNRRISLGIQQFGNNSINSATQGIAFIKEARKMQGQKTFGRPPGLASHLRDETASVVSTFSGPISP, encoded by the exons ATGGGTTCGCTCCAGTCGCCTGTGGGATTGCGAAGCTCTGCATTGTTAGAAACATCATGTGGATACCTACTTCAGGAATTGCAG ATAATCTGGGATGAAGTTGGCGAGTATCAGTTTGACAGAGAGAAGGTTCTCCTGGATTTAGAACAGGAGTGTTTAGAAGTATATAGGAAAAAAGTCGACAGTGCAAACATTTCAAGAGCTCGTCTGCATCAAGAGTTAGCAGAATCTGAAGCAGAATTTACTCATCTCCTTCTGTCACTTGGCGAACGATCTCTCCCTGGACGG CCAGAGAAGATGTCCGGAACACTGAAGGAGCAGCTAGATGCAATCACCCCAGCTTTGAGGGAGATGCGGttaagaaaagaagaaagagtGAACCAGTTTCGTGTTGTGCAAGggcaaattcaaaaaattactgCAGAGATTGCTGGTCAATCAGTGTATGATGATTCAATAACAAATGTCACAATAAATGAGAATGATCTATCCTTAAAGAAACTAGAGGAATACCAGATTGAGCTACAAAGATTCCACAAAGAGAAG GGTGACAGACTCCAGCAAGTGGAGACATATATAGACACAATCCACAAATTGTCTGCCACATTAGGGATGGAATCATCCATGATCATAACAAAAGTTCATCCAACTTTAAATGAATTATGTGGAATATCCAAAAACATAAGTGACGGTATTTTGGCCAAACTCAACAGCACTGTGGAATCTCTCAAAGAAGAAAAACAAGAGCGgcttgaaaag CTTCAAAATCTAGGGAAGTCATTAGCAAACCTGTGGAATCTAATGGGTACACCATATGGAGATCGCCGGCAGTTTTCTCAGATCGCTTGCTTGGTGTCCCTTTCCCCATCTGAAGTAACAAGTGCTGGAAGTCTTACCTTAAATATAATCCAGAAG GCTGAAGCAGAAGTTAAGAGACTGGATCAGTTGAAAGCAAGCAAGATGAAAGAGCTTTTCTTCAAGAAGCAGAATGAACTAGAGGACATATGCAATAAATCGCACATGGAAATCCATTCACGATCAGAGATGGATAATATAGTCAACCTCATAAATTCTG GGGAGATTGACCATGCCGATCTCCTCATGAGCTTGGATGAACAGATAACAAAAGCAAAAGAAGAAGCCTCTAGCAGGAAGGAAATAATGGAAAAGGTGGAGAAGTGGATGTTAGCACGGGATGAGGAGCGCTGGTTAGAAGAATATAGCATG GATGAGAATCGCTATACAGTAAGCCGAGGTGCTCACAGAAACCTGAGACGTGCTGAACGCGCCAGAATAATGGTCAACAAAATCCCAA CTTTGGTGGCTTCACTTATAGCTAAGACTAAGAGTTGGGAAGAGGAAAGAAACCAAGTGTTCTTGTTTGATGAT GTACCCCTGATGGCAATGTTGGAAGAATATAACATGTCAAGGCAGGAGATAGAGGAGGAGAAGCAAAGACAAAGG GAAATGAAGAAGGTGCAAATCCAAGTAGTAGTTGAGCCAGATAATGCATTCGGATCAAGGCCAGGCACCAGTAGTCGACGAGTTTCAAACAGAAGCATAAATGGCGGCTTAAACAACGCAACACCTTTAAACAGAAGGATTTCTTTAGGCATCCAACAATTTGGAAACAACAGCATCAACTCTGCAACTCAAGGCATAGCATTTATAAAAGAAGCAAGGAAAATGCAAGGACAAAAAACATTTGGTCGACCACCGGGCCTTGCTTCTCATCTTCGAGATGAAACAGCTTCGGTGGTCTCAACATTTTCTGGCCCTATATCTCCCTAA
- the LOC126656284 gene encoding DNA polymerase II subunit B3-1, with amino-acid sequence MAEEDNTGATVRPEFPTGRIKKIMKLDKDINKITSDALFIVTQSTELFLRFLAEKSSEVATEKKRKSIKPDHIRIAVKRHQPTSDFLLDSLPPPTESSDKLMSEKNHPRHVADKPAPPGTRRIDQFFTKSTNEAPIQINDS; translated from the coding sequence ATGGCAGAAGAAGATAACACAGGAGCAACAGTCCGGCCCGAGTTCCCAACGGGTCGGATCAAGAAAATCATGAAACTCGACAAAGATATAAACAAAATCACATCAGATGCTCTGTTCATCGTAACGCAATCAACCGAATTATTTCTCCGATTTCTCGCCGAGAAATCGTCAGAAGTTGCGACGGAGAAGAAGCGCAAGAGTATAAAACCCGATCACATCCGGATCGCCGTGAAGAGGCATCAGCCGACCAGCGATTTTCTACTTGACTCACTTCCTCCGCCGACCGAGTCATCCGACAAATTGATGTCTGAGAAGAATCATCCTCGACACGTGGCTGATAAGCCTGCCCCGCCCGGTACTCGCCGGATCGATCAATTCTTTACTAAATCGACAAATGAAGCTCCGATTCAGATAAATGATAGCTAG
- the LOC126654997 gene encoding splicing factor Cactin-like: MGKRKSATYGCDDRDCRRRRGRRDRIISQEEIDEYVADKAQRKALRVAKKLKLDSSAVYSSNSNLFGDSNLNEKFVWRKKIVRDVANGVPLENLSIKDEKLNQIEKMAEIEKVKKRREERALEKAQHEEEMALLARERARAEFHDWEKKEDEFHFDQSKTRSQIRLHEGRTKPIDILSNHLNASDDMDVEINEPFVIFKGLAGTEIEELRDDIKMHLDMDRQTQMHIEYWEALLVVCNRELAETQKKDALDRARVRGEEPPAELLVDERGLHCSIESDIRNLLEDKTCSELENMQSQVESQMSSSTAKVVEYWEAIFKRLQIYKAKACLKEIHSKILRKYLRSLEPHFDIPGSSKQDHSLTHSQEVEEDEHGNKDAETFFPEPVMNHDNQEAEEEEEGSFSPELLHGDENEEAVDPEEDRAILERKRMAVLEEQQRRMQEAMASKPPLPEDNLEIKAMKAMGAMEEGDASFGSGAEVNLDSQVYWWHDKYRPRKPKYFNRVYTGYEWNKYNQTHYDHDNPPPKIVQGYKFNIFYPDLVDKIKAPTYTIEKEGNSDETCIIRFHVGPPYEDIAFRIVNEEWEYSHKKGFKCTFERGILHVYFNFKRYRYRR; encoded by the coding sequence ATGGGCAAAAGGAAGTCGGCGACGTACGGTTGTGACGATCGTGATTGCCGTCGCCGCCGCGGTCGAAGAGACCGGATTATTTCTCAAGAAGAAATTGACGAGTACGTGGCTGATAAAGCTCAACGGAAGGCACTGAGagtcgctaaaaaattgaagctGGATTCTTCTGCTGTGTACTCCAGTAATTCAAATCTGTTTGGAGATTCGAATCTCAATGAAAAATTTGTATGGAGAAAAAAGATTGTACGCGATGTTGCTAATGGCGTCCCGCTTGAAAACTTGTCGATTAAAGACGAGAAGCTGAATCAGATTGAAAAAATGGCGGAGATTGAAAAGGTTaaaaagagaagagaagagaGAGCACTTGAGAAGGCACAACATGAGGAAGAAATGGCATTGCTTGCGAGAGAGCGTGCAAGAGCTGAGTTCCATGACTGGGAGAAAAAAGAAGACGAGTTCCATTTTGATCAAAGCAAAACAAGATCACAAATCAGATTGCACGAAGGCCGAACCAAGCCCATAGATATCCTATCAAACCACCTTAATGCATCAGATGATATGGACGTTGAGATAAATGAGCCCTTTGTAATTTTCAAGGGCTTGGCCGGAACGGAAATTGAAGAGCTTCGTGATGACATCAAAATGCATCTCGATATGGATAGGCAAACTCAAATGCATATTGAGTATTGGGAGGCGCTTCTAGTGGTCTGCAATCGGGAGCTGGCTGAAACCCAGAAGAAGGATGCACTGGATCGTGCTAGGGTGCGTGGGGAGGAGCCTCCTGCTGAGTTGCTTGTGGATGAGAGGGGTCTGCATTGTAGTATTGAATCAGATATTAGGAATCTCTTGGAAGATAAAACTTGTAGTGAACTTGAGAACATGCAGTCCCAGGTTGAATCACAAATGAGTTCTAGCACAGCCAAGGTAGTTGAGTACTGGGAGGCTATTTTCAAACGACTTCAGATATACAAAGCAAAGGCTTGCTTGAAGGAAATTCACTCTAAGATATTGCGCAAATATTTACGCAGTCTTGAGCCACATTTTGACATCCCCGGGAGTTCGAAACAAGATCATAGTTTAACGCATAGTCAGGAGGTGGAGGAGGATGAACATGGGAATAAGGATGCTGAAACATTCTTTCCAGAACCTGTGATGAACCATGATAATCAAgaggcagaagaagaagaagaagggtcCTTTTCACCTGAATTGCTACATGGTGATGAAAATGAAGAAGCCGTTGATCCTGAAGAAGACAGGGCTATATTAGAAAGAAAACGAATGGCTGTTTTAGAGGAACAGCAAAGAAGAATGCAAGAGGCCATGGCATCAAAGCCACCCCTACCAGAAGATAATCTTGAGATCAAAGCCATGAAAGCTATGGGAGCTATGGAGGAAGGTGATGCATCATTTGGATCTGGTGCGGAAGTGAATTTGGATTCGCAGGTTTACTGGTGGCATGATAAGTATCGACCAAGAAAACCCAAATATTTCAACCGTGTTTACACAGGATATGAGTGGAACAAGTATAATCAGACGCACTATGATCATGACAACCCACCCCCAAAGATCGTGCAAGGATATAAGTTCAATATCTTCTACCCAGACCTCGTTGACAAGATAAAGGCCCCGACTTATACCATTGAGAAAGAGGGGAACAGCGATGAGACTTGCATTATACGGTTTCATGTCGGACCACCTTACGAAGATATCGCATTCCGAATTGTCAACGAAGAATGGGAATACTCTCACAAGAAGGGTTTCAAGTGCACATTTGAACGAGGAATTTTACACGTTTACTTCAACTTCAAGCGCTACAGATACCGCAGATGA
- the LOC130014698 gene encoding protein DUF642 L-GALACTONO-1,4-LACTONE-RESPONSIVE GENE 2-like: MAISMLMLLLFLFMAMSTAVILQNPDFESPPTNITLNTTNRLLLQNGINKIPGWSFSGTVWYITAGPNISLPGNGHGVQLGQDGKINQTFKVGDNDYVYVLSFTLASESKECSNNTVSVNVSTSARSKVFSLERHYGKEMWESHAFYFESWDDGKGFINLEIQGVSLQNETNIICRPVVDTFIIKEIGPSRLYSGNLLVNGGFEVGPAFLKSSKEGILLDEEPEQIESPLQQWSIIGTVKYIHSVHYYVPEGNAAIEIVSNEPSGIITLRKLSKGTDYTLEFIMGDANDSCVGDLILQAQVGKTNQNFTLQSKGTGSAQNQSLNFKADANLISISFTSINQGQRSDGVLCGPVIDNVVLSSNSSPTDSNPKLSSDFLSVFFIVLMMLLC, translated from the exons ATGGCAATATCAATGCTTATGCTCCTCTTATTCCTCTTCATGGCAATGTCAACTGCAG TTATACTGCAGAATCCGGATTTTGAATCTCCTCCGACCAATATAACGTTGAACACCACCAATCGACTCCTGCTCCAAAACGGAATCAATAAAATCCCAGGATGGTCATTCAGTGGTACGGTTTGGTACATAACCGCTGGTCCCAACATATCATTACCAGGCAACGGTCATGGAGTTCAGTTAGGTCAAGACGGAAAGATCAACCAGACATTTAAAGTCGGGGACAATGACTACGTCTATGTGCTTAGTTTCACCCTTGCTTCAGAAAGCAAGGAATGCTCTAATAATACAGTTTCTGTAAATGTATCGACATCTGCGAGATCTAAGGTCTTCTCCTTGGAGAGGCATTATGGAAAGGAGATGTGGGAGAGTCACGCCTTTTACTTCGAAAGCTGGGATGACGGGAAGGGGTTCATTAACCTTGAGATTCAAGGAGTGTCACTGCAGAATGAGACGAATATCATTTGCAGACCCGTGGTGGACACTTTTATCATCAAGGAAATTGGACCAAGTAGACTATATAGTG GCAACTTGCTAGTGAATGGCGGGTTTGAGGTGGGACCGGCATTTCTCAAAAGTTCCAAAGAGGGAATTTTACTGGATGAAGAGCCAGAACAAATTGAATCCCCACTCCAGCAATGGTCAATCATAGGCACAGTGAAGTACATACACTCGGTACACTACTATGTGCCAGAAGGTAATGCAGCAATTGAGATAGTTTCAAATGAACCCTCCGGCATTATAACCCTTCGAAAACTCTCAAAGGGCACGGATTATACTTTAGAATTCATAATGGGGGATGCTAATGACTCGTGTGTCGGGGATCTCATACTGCAAGCTCAAGTAGGGAAAACTAACCAGAATTTTACCCTACAAAGCAAAGGCACTGGCTCAGCTCAAAATCAATCCTTAAATTTTAAAGCAGATGCAAATTTAATTTCCATCAGCTTCACTAGCATCAATCAAGGACAAAGAAGTGATGGAGTCTTATGTGGCCCGGTAATTGACAATGTCGTTCTTAGCTCCAACTCTTCGCCAACTGACTCAAATCCGAAACTGAGCAGTGATTTTTTAAGTGTGTTTTTCATTGTTTTAATGATGCTACTATGCTAA
- the LOC126654999 gene encoding protein DUF642 L-GALACTONO-1,4-LACTONE-RESPONSIVE GENE 2-like, with translation MDNGKLLFFLHTNTMHYPFKKSKLRKYLKNLHKSTLHFHLHSLMAKSMLMLLLFLFMAMSTAVILQNPDFESPPTNITSNNSNPLLLQNGINKIPGWSFSGMVWYVTDGPNISLPGNGHGVQLGQDGKINQTFKVDDNDYVNMLTFTLAPESKECSNNTVAVNVSTSARSKVFTLERHYGNEMWESHAFYFESWDDGNGFINLVIQGVSLQTEMNIICRPVVDTFIIKKIGSSIVYGGNMLVNGGLEVGPAFLKNSEEGVLLDEEPDQSESPLQQWSIIGTVKYIDSENYYVPEGNAAIEIVSNEPSGIITILKLSKGTDYSLEFTMGDAGDSCIGDLILQAQVGKTNQNFTLQSNGTGSAQNQSLSFKADANLSFISFTSLNQGQRSDGVLCGPVIDNIILSYISSPTDSTPKLSSDFLSVLFIVLVMLIM, from the exons ATGGATAATGGCAAATTGCTATTTTTCTTGCACACAAACACAATGCATTATCCATTTAAAAAGTCAAAGTTGAGAAAGTACCTTAAAAATCTTCACAAGTCAACCCTTCATTTCCATCTCCATTCTCTCATGGCAAAATCAATGCTTATGCTCCTTTTATTCCTCTTCATGGCAATGTCAACTGCAG TTATACTGCAGAATCCGGATTTTGAATCTCCCCCTACCAATATAACGTCGAACAACAGCAATCCGCTCTTGCTCCAAAACGGAATCAATAAAATCCCAGGATGGTCATTCAGTGGTATGGTTTGGTATGTAACAGATGGTCCCAACATATCGTTACCAGGCAACGGCCATGGAGTTCAGTTAGGTCAAGACGGAAAGATTAACCAGACGTTTAAAGTCGACGACAACGACTACGTCAATATGCTTACATTCACCCTTGCTCCAGAAAGCAAGGAATGTTCTAATAATACAGTTGCTGTAAATGTATCGACATCTGCAAGATCTAAGGTCTTCACCCTCGAAAGGCATTATGGAAATGAGATGTGGGAGAGCCACGCCTTTTACTTTGAAAGCTGGGATGATGGGAATGGGTTCATTAACCTTGTTATTCAAGGAGTATCATTGCAGACTGAGATGAATATCATTTGCAGACCTGTGGTGGACACTTTTATCATCAAAAAAATTGGATCAAGTATTGTATATGGTG GCAACATGCTAGTGAATGGCGGGTTGGAGGTGGGACCAGCATTTCTCAAAAATTCCGAAGAGGGAGTTTTACTGGATGAAGAGCCAGATCAATCTGAATCTCCTCTACAGCAATGGTCAATCATAGGTACGGTAAAGTACATAGACTCAGAAAACTACTATGTGCCAGAAGGTAATGCAGCAATTGAGATAGTCTCAAATGAACCCTCCGGTATAATAACCATCCTAAAACTCTCGAAGGGCACCGACTACAGCTTAGAATTCACAATGGGGGACGCTGGTGACTCGTGTATCGGAGATCTCATACTGCAAGCTCAGGTAGGGAAAACTAATCAGAATTTTACCCTACAAAGCAATGGTACTGGTTCAGCTCAAAATCAATCCTTAAGTTTTAAAGCAGATGCAAATTTAAGTTTCATCAGCTTCACTAGCCTGAATCAAGGACAAAGAAGTGATGGAGTCTTATGTGGCCCAGTAATTGACAATATTATTCTTAGCTATATCTCTTCGCCGACTGATTCAACTCCGAAACTGAGCAGTGATTTTTTAAGTGTGCTTTTCATTGTTTTAGTGATGCTAATAATGTAA